The Clostridia bacterium genome has a segment encoding these proteins:
- a CDS encoding CBS domain-containing protein — translation MYVSNRMTPNPVTVSSMTSARKALDIMQEKRFSNIPVVDNEGTRIYIVLPDFIGQMAKIANIVKNHGISIDAMSLFDSRVVKAKQMVMKVNAKDAKTLIEDLTHAGIDVRDASNY, via the coding sequence ATGTATGTTTCTAACCGCATGACACCTAACCCTGTAACTGTTTCATCCATGACATCTGCAAGGAAGGCACTGGACATCATGCAGGAGAAAAGGTTTTCCAACATACCGGTTGTTGATAACGAAGGTACTAGAATATACATTGTACTCCCTGATTTTATCGGACAGATGGCTAAGATAGCCAACATAGTAAAAAATCATGGTATATCAATAGATGCAATGAGCTTATTTGACTCGAGGGTTGTAAAGGCAAAGCAAATGGTAATGAAAGTAAATGCAAAGGATGCCAAGACCCTTATAGAAGACTTGACCCACGCAGGCATAGATGTACGAGATGCAAGCAATTATTAA
- a CDS encoding M1 family metallopeptidase, with protein sequence MIRRVRLISAYILIIAVLASTVGGCSLRQQAAPTVPMPANLPVQTETDINQYDIDAVLDPTNMTLTAEQQVTYVNNDSVELTELYFHIYTNAFKKKETAPFLFDDFSRAYSRGFKPGYSEIASVELSNGQNRKALEFSLQGEGETILKVKLSEPLQAKKIITLGLKYKVIIPPAGERFGYGETNINMGNWYPVAAVYDADGWNLDKYYSVGDPFYSDSANYSVRIKAPKGYIIASSGSIMEEKKEGDYVSWKFDAKNMRDFAFIASDKFQIAEDKAGDTLVKSYYYKGHEKKGKEALDYGTRSIEVFNSNFGKYPYPTYSVVETEFPSGMEYPGLVYINERYYENDYDGDNLQSTTVHETAHQWWYGVVGNDQIEEAWLDEGFATYSEGVFTEKEYGRGNGDMFYAYLDEAAKEDIDAKVYDGVILKSLDRYANWDDYGPAVYTGGAALLNEIRREAGDETFFRIMQTYYKEYAFKNATTEDFLRVCEQVSGKEFDDLFNKRLSSAK encoded by the coding sequence TTGATTCGAAGAGTGAGGTTAATAAGTGCTTATATTCTGATTATTGCGGTGCTTGCATCAACAGTTGGAGGCTGTTCCTTAAGGCAACAGGCGGCTCCCACAGTGCCAATGCCTGCCAATTTACCTGTACAGACTGAAACGGATATAAACCAGTATGATATTGATGCTGTACTTGATCCAACCAATATGACTTTGACAGCAGAACAGCAGGTAACGTATGTTAATAACGACAGCGTGGAGCTTACAGAACTATACTTCCACATATATACCAATGCATTTAAAAAGAAAGAAACAGCTCCCTTCCTATTTGATGACTTTTCTAGAGCCTACTCAAGAGGTTTCAAGCCTGGGTACTCAGAGATTGCCTCTGTTGAGCTTTCAAATGGGCAGAATAGAAAAGCGTTGGAATTCAGCCTTCAGGGTGAAGGGGAAACAATACTCAAGGTCAAGCTTTCGGAGCCTTTGCAGGCTAAAAAAATTATAACTCTGGGGCTAAAATACAAGGTCATAATTCCTCCTGCCGGAGAAAGGTTCGGCTATGGGGAAACCAATATAAATATGGGAAATTGGTATCCGGTAGCGGCTGTATATGATGCTGATGGCTGGAACCTGGATAAGTACTATTCTGTGGGGGACCCATTTTATAGTGATTCAGCAAATTATTCTGTAAGAATAAAAGCACCAAAGGGGTACATAATAGCAAGCTCCGGCTCTATAATGGAGGAGAAGAAGGAGGGAGACTATGTGAGCTGGAAGTTCGATGCCAAGAATATGAGGGATTTTGCATTTATTGCCAGTGACAAGTTTCAAATAGCTGAAGACAAGGCAGGAGACACCTTGGTGAAGTCATATTATTACAAAGGACATGAGAAGAAGGGAAAGGAAGCCTTGGACTACGGAACAAGATCTATTGAAGTCTTCAACAGCAACTTCGGCAAATATCCCTATCCGACTTACTCGGTGGTGGAAACTGAGTTTCCCAGCGGTATGGAATATCCAGGCCTCGTATATATAAACGAAAGATATTATGAGAATGATTACGATGGTGATAACCTCCAGAGTACTACAGTTCACGAGACAGCCCATCAGTGGTGGTATGGAGTTGTAGGAAATGACCAGATAGAAGAAGCCTGGCTGGATGAAGGCTTTGCAACATACTCGGAGGGTGTCTTCACTGAGAAGGAGTATGGCAGAGGCAATGGTGATATGTTCTATGCTTATTTGGATGAAGCTGCAAAGGAAGATATCGATGCAAAGGTATATGATGGCGTTATACTTAAGTCTTTAGACAGATATGCCAATTGGGATGATTACGGTCCTGCAGTCTATACCGGGGGAGCTGCGCTTTTGAATGAAATCCGCAGAGAGGCAGGAGACGAGACCTTCTTCAGAATTATGCAAACCTACTATAAGGAGTATGCCTTTAAAAATGCAACTACTGAGGATTTCCTGAGAGTTTGCGAGCAAGTAAGCGGCAAGGAGTTTGATGATCTCTTCAATAAGCGCCTTAGCAGCGCCAAATAA
- a CDS encoding response regulator, which produces MARILIVDDSLIMRRNLKTILSEAGHTIIAEASNGAQAYLEYKRHLPDLVTLDITMPFMNGVDALKKIIGEFPNAKIVIVSCTSNNKIILEAMQCGAENYVLKPFTVEKVIGVANQVLKINEPVSREIIDKIYKVLNSQPIFHS; this is translated from the coding sequence ATGGCTCGAATTTTAATTGTTGATGATTCACTTATTATGAGAAGAAACCTGAAAACAATCCTTTCTGAAGCTGGGCATACAATTATTGCAGAAGCTTCAAACGGTGCTCAAGCATATTTGGAATATAAAAGGCACCTGCCCGATTTAGTGACTTTGGATATAACAATGCCTTTTATGAACGGGGTTGATGCCCTTAAGAAAATAATAGGTGAGTTTCCCAACGCCAAGATTGTTATAGTCAGCTGTACCAGCAACAACAAGATAATATTGGAAGCAATGCAGTGCGGTGCTGAAAATTATGTTCTTAAACCATTTACTGTAGAAAAAGTAATCGGTGTGGCAAACCAGGTACTCAAAATAAATGAGCCGGTAAGCAGGGAGATAATAGACAAAATATATAAAGTCTTGAACTCACAACCTATATTCCACTCATGA
- a CDS encoding AEC family transporter, producing MDIVLNALQSVLSIVVMIVLGYYLTRKGLFDEGVSKLFTKLVVNVSLPALMVSNLLTVFDREKLYSAGKGIIIPFASMLICYVAAMAVARLINVKPERKGIFQAMFFASNTIFMGMPVNLALFGEKSTPYVLFYYAANTTLFWTIGIYGISKDKKGCEDRIFSMNTVKRIFAPPLLGFLVGLALVILGVQLPSFIMDSCKYIGNLTTPLSLLFIGITFSTINIKDIKLDKDMLTLLLGRFVLSPLVVYALALVIPIPSLMTKVFIIQSAMPVIAQSAIAARAYDVDYRYATVMVTISTVLSILFIPVYMILMSGI from the coding sequence ATGGATATTGTATTGAATGCACTGCAAAGTGTATTGAGCATAGTTGTTATGATTGTCCTGGGGTACTACCTTACCCGCAAGGGCTTGTTCGATGAAGGCGTTTCAAAGCTTTTCACCAAGCTGGTAGTTAATGTATCGCTGCCTGCCTTGATGGTTTCTAACCTGCTGACGGTTTTTGACCGTGAAAAGCTTTATAGTGCCGGGAAAGGAATAATAATACCTTTTGCTTCGATGCTCATCTGCTATGTGGCTGCAATGGCGGTAGCCAGACTAATAAATGTAAAGCCTGAGAGAAAGGGTATTTTTCAGGCAATGTTTTTCGCTTCCAATACGATATTCATGGGAATGCCTGTTAACCTGGCGCTTTTTGGCGAGAAAAGTACGCCCTATGTGCTGTTTTACTATGCAGCGAATACAACTCTATTCTGGACTATTGGGATATATGGCATCAGCAAGGATAAAAAAGGGTGCGAGGACAGGATTTTCAGCATGAATACAGTGAAGAGAATTTTCGCTCCACCACTCTTGGGATTTTTAGTGGGATTGGCGCTGGTAATATTGGGAGTCCAGCTACCAAGCTTCATAATGGATAGCTGTAAATATATTGGTAACCTGACGACTCCGTTATCACTACTTTTCATAGGGATTACCTTTAGCACTATAAACATTAAAGATATAAAGCTTGATAAGGATATGCTGACTTTGCTCTTGGGGAGGTTTGTATTGTCACCTTTGGTGGTGTATGCTCTGGCACTTGTGATACCGATTCCAAGCCTGATGACCAAGGTGTTCATCATACAATCGGCTATGCCGGTTATCGCGCAATCTGCAATTGCTGCCCGGGCTTATGATGTTGATTATCGTTATGCTACAGTCATGGTTACGATATCTACGGTTTTAAGCATATTGTTCATCCCTGTGTATATGATACTCATGAGTGGAATATAG
- a CDS encoding Na+/H+ antiporter NhaC family protein, translated as MDVIVALVGTFILLMLSVYKGINIFYPLFAGLIVFIVIAYKRGFKLKELMHMVLKGSRKSLIIINILLLIGAITGIWRASGTVAYVVHYGIKLMNPNLFILYAFILCSIVSFLLGTSFGTVGTIGIILMVMVKGGDININIVAGAIISGAYFGDRCSPMSSSANLVATITDTNLYINIKNMFKTSVIPYIASIIIYGVLSFKNPLHLGESQISAEIMKSFSLSWIVILPALIILVLAAFRVDVKLSMLVSIASGIVIAFLIQKESIVDILRYMVMGYSMPGQSLLGDIIKGGGIVSMVKVTLIILVSFALSGVFEGTSLLKDVEKRIFSLGGKIGIFAAMIVTSIMAGSFGCSQTLAIMLTYQLVRNMYDSAGIDKYELAVDLEDTVIVISALVPWNIAGAVPAAALTADNSYIIYSYYLYLLPLAGLIIKRIKFSGRTRTI; from the coding sequence TTGGATGTAATAGTTGCACTTGTTGGTACTTTTATACTTCTCATGCTCAGTGTTTACAAGGGGATAAACATCTTTTATCCCCTTTTTGCTGGGCTGATAGTATTTATTGTAATTGCATATAAAAGAGGCTTTAAGCTGAAAGAGCTTATGCATATGGTTTTAAAAGGCTCGAGAAAGTCATTGATCATAATTAATATTCTTTTGCTTATAGGTGCTATTACCGGTATATGGAGAGCTTCCGGAACTGTTGCATATGTGGTGCACTATGGCATAAAGCTTATGAATCCGAACTTATTCATACTGTATGCTTTCATACTGTGCAGCATAGTATCCTTTCTCCTGGGAACCTCCTTTGGGACTGTCGGTACAATAGGTATAATTCTCATGGTAATGGTTAAGGGCGGGGATATAAATATCAATATTGTAGCCGGAGCAATTATCTCTGGCGCTTATTTCGGTGACAGATGCTCACCCATGTCCTCCAGCGCAAATCTGGTGGCTACCATCACGGATACCAACTTATACATAAATATTAAAAACATGTTCAAGACCTCTGTGATTCCTTATATAGCATCCATCATTATCTATGGGGTATTGTCGTTCAAGAACCCCCTGCACCTTGGAGAGAGCCAGATAAGTGCTGAAATTATGAAGAGCTTTAGCCTTAGTTGGATTGTAATATTACCGGCATTGATAATATTGGTACTTGCGGCTTTCAGAGTGGATGTGAAGCTTTCCATGCTGGTGAGCATTGCAAGTGGAATTGTAATAGCTTTTTTGATTCAGAAGGAGTCAATCGTTGATATATTAAGATATATGGTAATGGGCTACAGCATGCCGGGGCAAAGCCTTCTGGGAGATATAATAAAGGGCGGCGGTATTGTTTCAATGGTGAAGGTTACGCTTATTATACTTGTTTCCTTTGCATTGTCAGGAGTATTTGAGGGGACATCACTGCTTAAGGATGTTGAGAAACGGATATTCAGCCTGGGAGGAAAGATTGGGATATTTGCGGCTATGATTGTAACCAGCATAATGGCAGGATCTTTCGGCTGCAGCCAAACTCTTGCTATCATGCTGACATATCAGCTGGTGAGGAATATGTATGATTCTGCAGGTATAGATAAATATGAACTGGCGGTGGACCTTGAGGATACGGTAATAGTGATATCGGCGCTGGTTCCATGGAATATTGCAGGGGCGGTGCCAGCAGCTGCACTGACTGCAGATAACAGTTATATTATATACTCATACTATTTGTACTTGCTGCCGTTAGCCGGACTTATCATTAAAAGGATCAAATTTTCAGGAAGGACTAGAACTATTTAG
- a CDS encoding ornithine cyclodeaminase family protein, with translation MNNKAIKFTYLSQEELVEAGAFNMKMAIEALQQGLLKFKGNRILFPEKIVQIFNQETQERINCLPATLLDEQICGVKWVSCFPPNPIRFGTQNLSAIFVLSNIINGYPVCVMDGTLCSNMRVAAMGATAADKLARKDVESIGFIGAGEQAKMHLLGMKSIRPGLKICKVASKYPAEEQDFISSLQKIFPDMKFVACDTVMEKAVRDSDIIVTATSAQAPLLKADWIKKGAFYSHIGGWEDEYKVVQMADKIVCDDWDTVKHRTQTVSLCYKDGIIKDEDIYGNIVDILDGTKPGRENDDEFIYFDAVGLAYVDVSIAYAMYKHAIDQGFGKELALQECMIFDKDLAGKIIF, from the coding sequence ATGAATAATAAAGCAATCAAATTTACCTATCTGTCACAAGAGGAACTGGTTGAAGCCGGTGCATTTAATATGAAAATGGCTATTGAAGCGTTGCAGCAAGGATTACTGAAATTTAAAGGCAACCGTATCCTTTTTCCGGAAAAAATAGTCCAGATATTCAACCAGGAAACACAGGAACGAATCAATTGCCTTCCTGCTACGCTCTTGGATGAGCAAATCTGCGGTGTTAAGTGGGTATCCTGCTTCCCTCCTAACCCTATTAGGTTTGGAACACAGAATCTGTCTGCAATATTTGTACTTTCAAATATAATTAATGGCTATCCCGTCTGTGTAATGGATGGTACGCTGTGCTCTAACATGCGTGTTGCAGCGATGGGAGCAACAGCAGCTGATAAGCTGGCCAGAAAAGATGTGGAGAGTATTGGATTCATTGGTGCCGGTGAGCAAGCAAAGATGCATCTGCTGGGTATGAAATCTATTCGTCCAGGTTTGAAGATTTGCAAGGTTGCCTCTAAATATCCTGCAGAGGAGCAGGATTTTATTTCCAGCTTGCAGAAGATATTCCCCGATATGAAATTTGTTGCCTGTGATACGGTAATGGAAAAGGCTGTTCGTGATTCTGATATTATAGTTACAGCAACCAGCGCACAAGCACCGTTGCTCAAGGCAGACTGGATCAAAAAGGGTGCATTCTACAGCCATATTGGAGGTTGGGAAGACGAATACAAAGTGGTGCAAATGGCAGACAAGATCGTATGTGACGATTGGGATACTGTAAAGCATCGTACACAGACCGTAAGCCTCTGCTATAAGGATGGTATTATTAAAGATGAAGATATCTATGGCAACATAGTTGATATTTTAGATGGAACAAAGCCTGGTAGGGAAAATGATGATGAATTCATCTATTTTGATGCTGTCGGTTTAGCGTATGTTGATGTTTCCATTGCATATGCAATGTATAAGCATGCCATAGATCAAGGTTTTGGGAAAGAGTTAGCACTGCAGGAATGCATGATCTTTGATAAGGATCTGGCAGGCAAGATAATATTCTGA
- a CDS encoding oligopeptide/dipeptide ABC transporter ATP-binding protein: MVAKNLVEVKNLKKYFNTSRGMLHAVDGVSFAIEEGKTLGVVGESGCGKSTTGRTILRLIEPSSGEVYFNGRNVLKYNESELRKARKDMQIIFQDPFSSLDPRKTVNQIISEPIIIHNLIPNKKDRENRVLELMETVGLAERLINTYPHELDGGRRQRIGIARALAVNPKFIVCDEPVSALDVSIQAQILNLLKELQEKLSLTYMFITHDLSVVNHFSDHIAVMYLGKLVEKAPAEELFAHPLHPYTVALLSAIPVPDLSERKKRIILKGEVTSPINMPEECRFAKRCLYTCDACKDHTPELREVYPNHFVACEFPLGV, encoded by the coding sequence ATAGTGGCAAAAAATTTGGTTGAAGTAAAAAATTTAAAAAAGTATTTTAATACATCCCGTGGCATGCTCCATGCGGTGGATGGTGTGAGTTTTGCTATTGAAGAAGGCAAAACACTTGGCGTAGTTGGTGAATCCGGATGTGGAAAATCTACAACTGGCAGAACTATACTTCGTCTTATTGAGCCATCCTCCGGTGAAGTATATTTTAATGGGCGTAATGTGCTGAAATATAATGAGTCTGAACTTCGGAAGGCAAGAAAGGATATGCAGATTATTTTTCAAGATCCATTCTCTTCGCTGGATCCTCGAAAGACGGTAAACCAAATTATCAGTGAGCCTATTATAATTCATAATCTCATACCCAATAAGAAAGACAGAGAAAATCGCGTTCTGGAGTTGATGGAGACAGTTGGTCTTGCAGAGAGGCTCATTAACACATATCCCCACGAGTTGGACGGCGGACGCAGGCAACGTATAGGCATTGCACGTGCGCTTGCAGTAAATCCAAAATTTATAGTATGTGATGAGCCAGTTTCTGCACTGGATGTTTCCATACAGGCACAGATACTCAACTTGCTCAAAGAATTGCAGGAAAAGCTAAGCCTTACATATATGTTTATTACACATGACCTTTCCGTGGTTAATCATTTCTCGGATCATATTGCGGTCATGTATTTGGGGAAACTTGTGGAGAAGGCACCTGCGGAAGAATTATTTGCACATCCGCTGCATCCGTATACGGTGGCGTTGCTTTCTGCTATCCCTGTACCAGATCTAAGCGAAAGGAAGAAGCGTATCATTCTGAAGGGCGAGGTAACCTCTCCCATCAACATGCCGGAAGAGTGCAGATTTGCCAAACGCTGTCTATACACATGCGACGCTTGTAAGGATCATACGCCGGAGTTGCGAGAGGTATATCCCAATCACTTTGTGGCTTGCGAGTTTCCACTGGGGGTGTAA
- a CDS encoding ABC transporter ATP-binding protein, translating to MKDKNLILNIENLVVHYETENGTVKAVNGIDLKLEKKRAIGLVGETGAGKTTSALAILRLVPDPPGVIKSGIIELDGENILEKNIKELEKIRGKDISMIFQDPMTALNPVFTVGEQIAESIILHENVSSSEANESAKEMLEMVGIPGHRANDYPHQFSGGMKQRVVIAIALACHTKLLIADEPTSALDVTIQAQVLELMNNLKEKYQTSLIMITHDLGIVAEVCDEVAVMYAGRIVEKGTLKDVFNMTKHPYTEGLFNSLPNVNDRKAKLLPIPGSMPDPTNLSIGCSFSPRCPYVTDKCHEQKPDPIWISDTHMVECSAYDDPAFHIVRRER from the coding sequence ATGAAAGATAAAAATTTGATTCTCAATATTGAAAATCTTGTTGTACATTATGAAACCGAAAACGGTACAGTAAAGGCGGTAAACGGTATCGATTTAAAACTGGAGAAAAAGCGTGCTATCGGTTTGGTTGGCGAAACAGGTGCAGGCAAAACGACTTCTGCACTTGCAATACTTCGTCTTGTTCCTGACCCTCCAGGCGTCATTAAGAGTGGAATAATTGAGCTCGATGGTGAAAATATTCTTGAGAAGAATATTAAAGAATTGGAAAAGATTCGAGGGAAAGATATCTCGATGATCTTCCAGGATCCGATGACGGCGCTGAATCCTGTTTTCACGGTGGGTGAGCAGATTGCAGAAAGTATTATACTTCATGAGAATGTATCCAGTTCAGAAGCAAATGAGAGCGCAAAGGAAATGTTGGAGATGGTTGGTATCCCTGGCCATCGCGCAAACGATTATCCGCATCAGTTTTCAGGTGGAATGAAACAGCGTGTAGTTATTGCAATAGCTCTTGCATGCCATACCAAGCTACTGATTGCAGATGAACCTACTAGCGCGTTAGACGTAACGATACAGGCGCAGGTGCTGGAGCTTATGAATAACCTTAAGGAAAAATATCAGACTTCTCTTATAATGATAACTCATGATTTGGGTATTGTAGCAGAAGTTTGCGATGAGGTTGCGGTCATGTATGCCGGCAGGATTGTTGAAAAGGGCACGCTCAAGGATGTATTTAATATGACGAAGCATCCTTATACTGAAGGTTTATTTAATTCTTTGCCAAATGTAAACGATCGCAAAGCAAAACTGCTGCCTATACCGGGCTCCATGCCTGATCCCACTAATCTATCCATCGGATGTTCATTTTCACCCAGATGCCCCTATGTTACTGATAAATGTCATGAGCAGAAGCCTGATCCCATATGGATTAGCGATACGCATATGGTGGAATGTTCTGCTTATGACGATCCTGCATTCCACATTGTGAGGAGGGAAAGATAG
- a CDS encoding ABC transporter permease, whose product MEKSKVVSVLGVTATKKYKKLSQIAEIWHNFKKNKGAVLGLIVLGVITVIAIVANFAIDYDTQIVRQVVSERLQNPSWNHPFGTDQYGRDIFLRILYGARYSLSIGIVAVMVSLAIGGVLGIISGYFGGFLESIIMRLCDVFSSIPALLLAICISTAFGASTFVLMIAVGIVSVPAFARVARAAVMTVRDNEYIEAARAAGATRMRIMFTHILPNSLAPIMVQVTMRVGSAIITASSLSFLGLGIPAPAPEWGSMLAEGRSFIRDYSYMTMFPGIAIVITVLSINLIGDGLRDAMDPKLKR is encoded by the coding sequence ATGGAAAAATCTAAGGTAGTTTCCGTATTAGGTGTAACTGCAACTAAAAAGTATAAAAAGCTCAGTCAAATTGCAGAGATATGGCACAACTTTAAGAAAAACAAGGGTGCTGTTCTTGGTTTGATTGTACTTGGTGTAATTACTGTCATAGCGATTGTAGCTAATTTTGCAATCGATTATGATACACAGATTGTTCGTCAGGTTGTATCTGAACGTTTGCAGAATCCCTCGTGGAATCATCCATTTGGAACAGATCAGTATGGTCGTGATATATTTTTGCGTATTCTTTATGGCGCAAGATATTCATTGTCTATCGGTATTGTAGCTGTAATGGTATCGTTGGCGATTGGTGGTGTATTGGGTATTATTTCAGGCTATTTCGGCGGTTTCCTCGAGAGTATAATTATGAGATTATGTGATGTGTTTTCTTCAATTCCTGCGTTATTGCTTGCTATCTGTATTTCAACGGCATTCGGTGCTAGCACATTTGTGCTGATGATTGCGGTCGGAATAGTTAGCGTTCCGGCATTTGCACGTGTGGCACGTGCCGCCGTCATGACTGTGCGCGATAACGAATATATCGAAGCTGCCCGTGCAGCAGGTGCAACTAGAATGCGAATCATGTTCACTCATATCCTTCCTAACTCTTTGGCACCCATCATGGTACAGGTTACCATGCGTGTCGGTTCTGCCATTATCACTGCTTCATCATTGAGCTTTCTTGGTCTTGGCATTCCTGCTCCGGCGCCTGAATGGGGCAGCATGCTTGCAGAAGGCAGATCGTTCATACGTGATTATAGCTATATGACCATGTTTCCAGGTATTGCTATCGTAATCACAGTACTATCGATTAATTTGATTGGTGATGGTCTGCGTGATGCAATGGATCCAAAACTAAAGAGATAG
- a CDS encoding ABC transporter permease — MSKYVIKRLLLLIPIMLAVSFIVFFIVDLAPGDVVDIISGTEMADADKEEMREEMGLSGPLILRYFKYMTGLVQGDLGISYVTNRDVFDVYMMRLPATLQLATAGTVVALLIAIPLGITAAVHQNSWRDSGSMVLGLLGLSVPTFWLGLLLIIVFSLKLGWFPSIGNDTPLSIILPAITVGSGQAALTMRTTRSSMLEVIRQDYLRTARAKGVSENIVIRKHAFKNALIPILTVIGTQFGVALGGAVMTETVFAWPGIGRLIVDSINNRDTQMVTGAIILTTMLSSVVILLIDLAYAFADPRIKARYTK; from the coding sequence ATGTCAAAGTATGTTATAAAACGATTGTTATTATTGATTCCTATTATGCTCGCAGTATCATTTATTGTGTTTTTTATCGTTGATCTTGCTCCGGGAGATGTTGTAGATATCATTTCAGGTACAGAAATGGCTGATGCTGATAAAGAAGAAATGCGTGAGGAAATGGGGCTTAGCGGCCCGCTAATCCTTAGATACTTTAAATATATGACGGGATTAGTTCAAGGGGATTTGGGAATATCTTATGTCACCAATAGGGATGTTTTCGATGTGTATATGATGCGTTTGCCCGCAACGCTGCAACTTGCTACGGCGGGTACTGTGGTTGCGTTATTAATAGCTATTCCGCTGGGAATCACTGCCGCTGTTCATCAAAATTCATGGCGAGACAGTGGCAGCATGGTCCTTGGTCTTCTTGGTTTGTCAGTACCAACTTTTTGGCTTGGTCTATTGTTGATTATTGTTTTCTCGCTTAAATTAGGCTGGTTTCCATCAATTGGAAACGATACGCCCTTAAGCATAATATTACCTGCAATTACGGTTGGTTCAGGTCAAGCTGCGCTGACAATGCGTACTACGCGTTCTTCAATGCTTGAGGTAATCCGTCAGGACTATTTGCGTACGGCCCGGGCAAAGGGTGTAAGTGAAAATATTGTAATCCGTAAGCATGCTTTCAAAAACGCCCTTATTCCGATTTTGACTGTAATTGGCACTCAATTTGGCGTTGCACTTGGCGGTGCTGTTATGACTGAGACAGTATTCGCATGGCCGGGTATCGGACGACTTATCGTTGATTCTATTAATAACCGCGATACCCAAATGGTTACAGGTGCAATAATTTTAACTACAATGCTTTCTAGTGTTGTGATTCTGCTGATTGACCTCGCCTACGCATTTGCTGATCCCCGTATCAAAGCAAGATATACGAAGTGA